The proteins below come from a single Triticum aestivum cultivar Chinese Spring chromosome 5D, IWGSC CS RefSeq v2.1, whole genome shotgun sequence genomic window:
- the LOC123125518 gene encoding elongation factor 1-beta, protein MAKLEEAVRGVAMEGLTWGEHASKLVPVGYGMSKMQIMLTIVDDLLSVDDLIEDHLCAEPVDEFVQSCDIASFNKI, encoded by the exons ATGGCCAAGCTCGAGGAAGCCGTGCGAGGCGTCGCCATGGAAGGATTGACATGGGGGGAGCATGCAT CCAAGCTTGTTCCGGTTGGGTACGGGATGAGCAAGATGCAGATCATGCTGACGATCGTCGACGATCTCCTGTCCGTCGACGACCTCATCGAGGACCATCTCTGTGCTGAGCCCGTCGACGAGTTCGTGCAGAGCTGCGACATTGCCAGCTTCAacaaaatat GA
- the LOC123122754 gene encoding E3 ubiquitin protein ligase DRIP2, whose translation MQPHPDPASPERQEGSPPPPPEPMPTEETQAAPEPDAEEEVKDAPAVEVEPEEAVDRDDEEAKGREEEAKDGDEQEEAEERRGRGRKRGRRPGAPRGLVMVKRELLARCMTCPLCNRLLRDATTVSECLHTFCRKCIYKKFNDEEVESCPVCDIDLGCTPVEKLRADHSLQDVRSKIFPFKRKKIKAEDVASPDSPPNKRKERSISSLVVHTPRLTPTGSTGRRTKVVTRKAAAALHSLGPTIDSPVKKENSDKSAHSSSFPANLGKVPKTKRQILSNAEEASNYSSNKDTEDDSKDMADNAELWRPLNCLVEAANRTKSFRSSLQGSGVKREQLNGSPSSTNGIQTNPKEHPKRPKTEDDKKDAPVSPVTLKRKLKGTGRRRSGLRAPADGDPDGALTQNEKRFNCIWFSLVASLEQKGDSPLPQIPSHYLRIKDANIPASSIQKYLVQKLSLPSESEVEINCCGQPVNPTQPLRNLVELWLRGRSAQATPAIVGSPAEEFVMVLNYGRPKPMEPLSAQ comes from the exons ATGCAGCCACACCCGGACCCCGCCTCGCCCGAGCGTCAGGAGGGcagcccgccgcccccgccggagcCCATGCCCACGGAGGAGACGCAGGCGGCGCCCGAGCCGGATGCGGAGGAGGAGGTGAAGGACGCGCCTGCCGTGGAggtggagccggaggaggcggtggACCGGGACGACGAGGAGGCCAAGGGacgggaggaggaggccaaggacggggacgagcaggaggaggcggaggagaggaGGGGCAGGGGGCGGAAGCGAGGGAGGCGGCCCGGCGCGCCCAGGGGCCTGGTCATGGTGAAGCGGGAGCTGCTCGCGCGATGCATGACGTGCCCGCTCTGCAACCGCCTCCTCCGCGACGCCACCACCGTCTCCGAGTGCCTCCACACAT TTTGTAGAAAGTGTATATACAAGAAGTTTAATGACGAGGAGGTAGAGTCCTGCCCAGTATGTGACATTGATCTTGGCTGCACTCCAGTCGAGAAGCTTAG AGCTGACCACAGTCTGCAAGATGTAAGATCCAAAATCTTCCCCTTCAAAAGAAAGAAGATTAAGGCTGAAGATGTTGCATCTCCTGATTCACCTCCTAATAAAAGGAAAGAGAGATCCATCTCTTCATTAGTGGTCCATACACCTAGATTAACACCGACAGGATCGACTGGACGGCGGACAAAGGTAGTTACCAGGAAAGCTGCTGCTGCCTTGCATAGCCTTGGTCCTACCATTGACAGTCCTGTGAAAAAGGAAAACAGTGACAAGAGTGCTCATAGCTCAAGCTTTCCTGCTAATTTGGGCAAAGTGCCAAAAACAAAGAGACAG ATATTGTCAAATGCGGAGGAGGCATCTAACTATTCCAGCAATAAAGATACTGAAGACGATAGTAAGGACATGGCAGATAATGCTGAGCTCTGGAGACCTTTAAATTGTTTGGTCGAAGCTGCAAACAGGACAAAGTCCTTTCGGTCGAGTTTACAAGGTTCAGGTGTTAAAAGAGAGCAGCTTAATGGTTCTCCCAGTAGCACAAATGGTATCCAAACAAACCCAAAAGAGCATCCGAAGAGACCCAAAACTGAGGATGATAAGAAAGATGCTCCAGTTTCACCAGTGACGCTAAAAAGGAAACTTAAAGGGACTGGGCGGAGAAGGAGCGGACTTCGAGCTCCAGCCGATGGGGATCCTGATGGGGCACTTACGCAGAACGAAAAGAGATTCAACTGCATATGGTTTTCGTTGGTTGCTTCACTCGAACA GAAAGGGGACTCACCTCTACCACAGATACCTTCACACTATTTGCGAATAAA AGATGCAAATATACCTGCTTCCTCTATCCAAAAGTACCTCGTGCAGAAACTCAGTCTCCCAAGTGAGTCCGAG GTGGAAATAAATTGCTGCGGGCAGCCAGTGAACCCTACACAACCTCTGCGCAATTTAGTAGAGTTGTGGCTGAGGGGGCGATCAGCACAGGCAACACCGGCCATTGTAGGCTCCCCCGCGGAAGAGTTTGTGATGGTGCTAAATTATGGACGGCCAAAGCCCATGGAACCTTTGAGTGCACAGTAA